In Myxococcus stipitatus, the following are encoded in one genomic region:
- a CDS encoding sigma-70 family RNA polymerase sigma factor: MNELTWAKVSFEELLARARSGESLAREELLRRCVERVCRLVEEPKRKAMVEKVGARLSDISQDSLLKVFQHLDSFQGGTEAELWSWLNRIVKNEAIQTYRHNTRQRRDVTDTVPLDSKDALEVKAGGRSPSQMTAHQEEWRRVLSAFNWLEEQQPDQHQVLSMFYLEELPVKAIEASLGKTEKSVEGLMKRGVRALRSYMTEEPAEDGPLSPEVAAMRNEADAAFCRYLRRREAGEKVDVEAFVAEHPSCVEELRGMLEWMPKLLALNPSRNS, from the coding sequence ATGAATGAGCTGACCTGGGCGAAGGTGTCATTCGAGGAGTTGCTGGCCCGTGCGCGTTCCGGAGAGAGTCTGGCGCGAGAGGAGCTGCTGCGCCGTTGTGTGGAGCGCGTGTGCCGGTTGGTGGAGGAGCCGAAGCGCAAGGCCATGGTCGAGAAGGTCGGCGCTCGTCTCTCCGACATCTCGCAAGACTCCCTGCTAAAGGTGTTTCAGCACCTCGACAGCTTCCAGGGAGGGACCGAAGCCGAGCTGTGGAGCTGGTTGAACCGCATCGTGAAGAACGAGGCCATCCAGACATACCGCCACAACACCCGTCAGCGACGGGACGTCACGGACACGGTTCCCCTGGACTCGAAGGATGCGCTGGAAGTGAAGGCCGGGGGACGAAGCCCCAGTCAGATGACCGCCCATCAGGAGGAGTGGCGGCGTGTGCTCTCGGCGTTCAACTGGCTTGAGGAGCAGCAGCCGGACCAGCACCAGGTCTTGAGCATGTTCTACCTGGAAGAGCTCCCCGTGAAGGCCATCGAGGCGTCCCTGGGCAAGACGGAGAAATCCGTGGAGGGCCTCATGAAACGCGGTGTCCGCGCGCTGCGGAGCTACATGACCGAGGAGCCGGCCGAGGATGGCCCGCTGTCCCCCGAGGTCGCCGCGATGCGGAACGAGGCGGATGCCGCCTTCTGCCGCTATCTGCGACGCCGCGAGGCGGGCGAGAAGGTCGATGTGGAGGCGTTCGTCGCGGAGCATCCCTCGTGCGTGGAGGAGCTGCGGGGCATGCTGGAGTGGATGCCGAAGCTGCTCGCGTTGAACCCGTCCAGGAACTCCTGA
- a CDS encoding serine/threonine-protein kinase encodes MRAPGTRVGEYVIVNRVAVGGSSDVYQARSSTEGSWAAVKMLSPNASLQKEVVARFLNEAQMLQQLEHPHLVKVLALGEVSEDGAPFLVMEWLPASLHGLLKERGGRLSLGDGLRVLRQLAQVLCYLHERGVIHRDVKPENVLVAQREERALEVRLTDLGLARRVLEEGAPLTDLYVSTAKEALLGTGEYMAPEQWRSPKGVDAKVDVYSLGVLGFHVLVGEPPFVAETHSGLQYQHVVKAPPLFRLEGVAPEELRSLLGAMLAKVAGRRPSMAEVLRSLDALAT; translated from the coding sequence ATGCGAGCCCCGGGGACACGGGTCGGAGAGTACGTCATCGTCAACCGGGTCGCGGTCGGCGGGTCGAGTGACGTCTATCAGGCGCGCTCCTCGACGGAGGGTTCCTGGGCGGCGGTGAAGATGTTGTCCCCGAATGCGAGCCTCCAGAAAGAGGTGGTGGCTCGCTTCCTCAATGAAGCCCAGATGCTTCAGCAGCTCGAACATCCTCACCTGGTGAAGGTGCTCGCGTTGGGAGAAGTCTCGGAGGATGGCGCTCCCTTCCTGGTCATGGAATGGCTCCCGGCGAGTCTTCACGGCCTGCTCAAGGAAAGGGGTGGGCGCCTCTCACTGGGGGACGGCCTGCGAGTCCTCCGGCAGCTCGCGCAGGTGCTCTGCTACCTGCACGAACGGGGTGTCATCCATCGCGACGTGAAGCCCGAGAATGTCCTGGTGGCACAGCGGGAGGAGCGCGCGCTGGAGGTGCGGCTCACGGACCTGGGGTTGGCACGCCGTGTTCTCGAGGAGGGGGCGCCACTGACGGACCTCTACGTGTCCACGGCGAAGGAGGCGTTGCTTGGGACCGGTGAGTACATGGCCCCGGAGCAGTGGAGGAGTCCGAAGGGCGTGGACGCGAAGGTGGATGTCTATTCGCTCGGGGTGCTGGGGTTCCATGTGCTGGTGGGAGAACCGCCGTTTGTCGCGGAGACCCACAGCGGCCTGCAGTATCAGCATGTGGTGAAGGCACCGCCTCTGTTTCGCCTGGAGGGAGTGGCCCCCGAGGAACTCCGCTCGTTGCTGGGGGCGATGCTCGCGAAGGTGGCTGGACGCCGTCCTTCCATGGCGGAGGTGCTGCGCTCCCTGGATGCGCTCGCGACGTGA
- a CDS encoding nucleotidyltransferase, with product MWTVRQAMQRLVEELEIPPARLKTVTRQHEVVRAILREALAPPEDFISGSYGRRTAVHPLHDVDLFVVLNPQRHPRGTRTTDETLKQVRHVFKEEWVGRELPRLQTHSVGIDFSSNIHIDIVPAYRHEQVGYLIPQRGTGAWIHTNPKWHQDVAARADEAAGHQLNRLIKLVKHWNRQQQSSPLRSFHLEVMCYQAFSRPPTGTLLEQLGGLFEFLAKRVTYPCSDPAGLGGNVDAGFEKSQRDAAQQLFLSASRTVHRVNEVSEVSTSDHSSSHAQLRKLFGDRYRTFEP from the coding sequence ATGTGGACTGTCAGGCAGGCGATGCAGCGGCTCGTGGAGGAGCTGGAGATCCCCCCGGCCCGATTGAAGACGGTGACGCGCCAGCATGAGGTGGTGCGGGCCATCCTGCGAGAGGCCCTGGCGCCCCCCGAGGACTTCATCTCCGGCTCCTACGGCCGACGCACTGCGGTCCATCCGCTCCACGACGTGGACCTGTTCGTCGTCCTCAACCCCCAGCGGCATCCTCGAGGTACCCGGACCACGGACGAGACGCTCAAGCAGGTCCGTCACGTCTTCAAGGAAGAGTGGGTCGGACGCGAGCTTCCTCGGCTCCAGACGCACTCGGTGGGTATCGACTTCTCGTCGAACATCCACATCGACATCGTGCCCGCCTATCGGCATGAGCAAGTGGGCTATCTCATCCCCCAGCGTGGGACGGGGGCGTGGATTCACACGAACCCGAAGTGGCACCAGGACGTGGCGGCCCGTGCCGATGAGGCGGCGGGGCATCAGCTCAACCGGCTCATCAAGCTGGTGAAGCACTGGAACCGGCAGCAGCAGTCGAGCCCGCTGCGCTCATTTCACCTGGAGGTGATGTGCTACCAGGCGTTCTCGAGGCCGCCGACGGGCACGCTCCTGGAGCAGCTCGGAGGCTTGTTCGAGTTCCTCGCCAAGCGGGTGACGTACCCTTGCAGTGACCCGGCGGGACTCGGTGGGAACGTGGATGCGGGATTCGAGAAGAGCCAACGGGATGCCGCCCAGCAGTTGTTCCTGAGCGCTTCGCGGACCGTTCACCGTGTGAACGAGGTGAGCGAAGTGAGCACGTCGGACCATTCGAGCTCTCACGCGCAGCTGCGGAAGCTCTTTGGCGACAGGTACCGCACATTCGAGCCCTGA
- a CDS encoding SAVED domain-containing protein, whose product MRNTELPINPRTQALILRYEHDRPVIDDAVRQALLREGKEGYRDVASTVLHPHDPEQSVRALRREDWAGAFLENERFANALVQKEKELGLDHLPIYLFGCSPLVLMLHLVSCLPRRPLRVYQQAPDGVWSLGYSRTQLPTSEDFFVVEGLPAAKQGGRGHVALIVEVTRSIRDNALAEFQKRHGSELLATVCLRPVRGPSPDAFRDPAEASRAAEQLRGVLDALHQRLEGTQSVLLAMDCPISLAGALGTAVNVETQHPLWLHHFDADRKQYLPVHEMKAGRAAPLATEPTREQFAEATRVLGDLRRVHQDLVNWLSEPAQKGLLDAIDGKAFLGSSIEDSPATTPAPLYRHIGKGKWSFEVGMLLGLKKLRDRVDAESWRECVRLFMVHEVFHVHQGGLTSYTFSGSGRTGFVLEAADFDADAIAIEAALAWRKAKQPGTVQDAGEIQTMEAIVWNAVESLRVFEPERPIRALSERRLRRYLIWLFQACRLHALARETGAAPPLERVTVEIAGLQTSPDPFETYSQQRVNLSGVDPRDELITGIYFQRKLVRDRDGRWVARMLEALSRWEELPREDAQEGMRRIFEELFNRHRELIQPR is encoded by the coding sequence ATGCGGAACACCGAGCTCCCCATCAACCCCAGGACCCAGGCTCTCATCCTTCGCTACGAACACGACCGGCCCGTCATCGACGATGCGGTGAGGCAGGCCCTCCTGCGTGAAGGGAAGGAGGGCTATCGGGATGTGGCCTCCACGGTCCTGCATCCCCATGACCCGGAGCAGAGCGTCCGCGCGCTGCGGCGAGAGGACTGGGCCGGGGCGTTCTTGGAGAACGAGCGCTTCGCGAACGCGCTGGTCCAGAAGGAGAAGGAGCTGGGGTTGGACCACCTCCCCATCTACCTCTTCGGGTGTTCGCCCCTGGTGTTGATGCTGCACCTGGTCTCCTGCCTCCCTCGGCGTCCCTTGCGCGTGTATCAGCAGGCGCCCGATGGAGTGTGGTCGCTGGGCTACAGCAGGACGCAGCTCCCAACGTCCGAGGACTTCTTCGTGGTGGAGGGGCTCCCCGCCGCGAAGCAAGGAGGCCGTGGGCACGTGGCGCTCATCGTCGAGGTGACGCGCTCCATCCGAGACAACGCGCTGGCGGAGTTCCAGAAGCGCCATGGCTCGGAGTTGCTGGCCACGGTGTGCTTGCGGCCCGTACGCGGGCCGTCGCCGGACGCCTTTCGAGACCCTGCCGAGGCATCGCGCGCGGCGGAGCAGCTCCGTGGGGTGCTGGACGCACTGCACCAGCGGCTGGAGGGGACGCAGTCCGTGTTGCTGGCCATGGATTGCCCCATCAGTCTCGCGGGGGCACTAGGCACGGCGGTGAACGTGGAAACGCAGCACCCATTGTGGCTCCACCACTTCGACGCCGACCGGAAGCAGTACCTGCCTGTCCACGAGATGAAGGCGGGCCGGGCCGCACCGCTCGCGACCGAGCCGACTCGGGAGCAGTTCGCCGAAGCAACGCGGGTGTTGGGCGATTTGCGCCGCGTCCACCAGGACCTGGTGAACTGGCTGAGCGAGCCCGCGCAGAAGGGGCTGCTGGATGCGATTGATGGCAAGGCGTTCCTGGGCAGCTCGATTGAAGACAGTCCGGCGACGACGCCCGCGCCGTTGTACCGGCACATCGGAAAGGGGAAGTGGAGCTTCGAGGTGGGGATGTTGCTCGGGCTGAAGAAGCTGCGCGACCGTGTCGACGCCGAGTCCTGGCGCGAGTGCGTCCGCCTCTTCATGGTCCACGAGGTCTTCCACGTCCATCAGGGCGGACTGACCTCGTACACGTTCAGCGGCAGCGGGCGCACGGGCTTCGTGCTGGAGGCCGCGGACTTCGACGCGGACGCGATTGCCATCGAGGCCGCGCTGGCCTGGCGCAAGGCGAAGCAGCCGGGGACCGTGCAGGATGCCGGTGAGATTCAGACGATGGAGGCCATCGTGTGGAACGCGGTGGAGAGCCTGCGCGTCTTCGAGCCCGAGCGGCCCATCCGTGCCCTCTCCGAGCGCAGGTTGCGACGCTACCTCATCTGGCTCTTCCAGGCGTGCCGGCTGCACGCCCTGGCACGGGAGACGGGAGCCGCGCCTCCCCTGGAGCGCGTCACGGTTGAAATCGCGGGGCTACAGACGTCTCCGGACCCGTTCGAGACGTACTCGCAGCAGCGGGTGAACCTGTCGGGCGTGGACCCGAGGGATGAGCTGATTACCGGCATCTACTTCCAGCGCAAGCTGGTGCGAGACCGGGATGGTCGCTGGGTGGCGCGCATGCTCGAGGCGCTCAGCCGCTGGGAGGAGTTGCCGCGCGAAGACGCCCAGGAGGGAATGCGGCGGATCTTCGAGGAACTCTTCAACAGGCACCGCGAGCTGATTCAGCCTCGCTAG